The DNA segment CTCGTCATCGGTCAGCACCATGCCGCCGCGCGGACCGCGCAGCGTCTTGTGGGTGGTGGTGGTGACGACATGGGCATGGCCGAACGGGGTCGGATGCTCTCCCGCCGCGACCAAGCCGGCAAAATGGGCCATGTCAACCATCAGGATCGCGCCGACCTCATCGGCGATCGCCCGGAAGCGGCCGAAATCAAGGTGTCGCGGATAGGCCGAGCCGCCCGCGATGATCAGCTTGGGCCGATGTTCCTTGGCAAGCCGCTCGACCTCGTCGAAATCGACTAGGTGATCGTCCTGGCGGACACCGTACTGGACGGCGTCGAACCATTTGCCCGACTGGGCCGGCGGCGCGCCATGGGTCAGGTGGCCACCGGCGGCGAGGCTCATGCCGAGGATGGTGTCACCGGGCTTCAGCAGCGCCATCATCACCGCGCCATTGGCCTGCGCGCCCGAATGCGGCTGGACGTTGGCGAAGCCGCAGCCGAACAATTGCTTGGCCCGCTCGATCGCCAGCGTCTCAATGGCGTCGGATGGCGCGCAGCCCTGATAATAGCGCCGCCCCGGATAGCCTTCGGCATATTTGTTGGTGAGGACCGATCCCTGCGCCTCCAGAACCGCCTTGCTGACGATATTTTCAGACGCGATAAGTTCAATCTGGCTCTGCTGGCGTTCCAGCTCGGCCTTGATGGCCTCCGCCACCTTGGCATCGGCTTCAGCCAGGCGTTCGGTGAAGAAGCCCAACGGCTGGACGTCGGTCAGGTCGGGCGCAGTGGCCATCAATCGGATTCCTGCAAAAGGTTGGATAGCTGGTCGACGCGCCGTTGGTGGCGGCCGCCGGCGAATTCGGTTCCGAGGAACGCGGCGACGCAGGCCTTGGCCATGTCCGGCCCGACCAGTCGGGCGCCGAGCGCCAGCACATTTGCGTCATTATGCTCGCGCGCCAGTGCAGCCGACAGCGGGTCGTCGACCCGTGCGCAGCGGCAAGCCGGATTGCGGTTGACCGCGATCGAAATACCAATTCCCGACCCACATACGACGATTCCGCTTTGCGCTTCGCCGCTTGCCACGGCGTGCGCAAGCCTGGCCCCGAATTGCGGGTAATCGACGCTGTCGGCGCTGTTGGTGCCCAAGTCGAGCACCTCGTGACCGGAGTCCCGCAGCCAGGCTGCAAGCTCGTCTTTCAGCACATATCCGGCATGGTCGGCGGCAAGGGCGATAGGCATGGCGCATCCCTAGGCCAGCGCGGCGAGATTCGCCAGCATCAACCGCAGGCTTTTGCTTTGTGCGAAGGAGGCTTATGGCCAAGTCCATGACGCGCCCGCTGATCCACATCGGATACCACCGCACCGGCACTACCTTTTTCCAGCAGCGCTTCTATCCGGCGGTCGAAGGTGCGGCCTTCGTGGACCGCGCAATGGCGCGCGAGCTGCTGATCGAACCAGACGCTTTTTCCTTTGATGCCGATGACGTCCGCGCCCATTTCACCAATTTCGCGGCGGGCCGGCGATTGCTGATCTGCGAGGAAAATCTCAGCGGCTACCTGCACAATGGCGGGTTCGGCGGGCTGGTTCCCAAGGAAGTCGCGCATCGGCTGAAGGCCGTCTTTCCCGATGCGCAGATCGTCGTATTCCTGCGGTCGCAGCCGGCCGTCATCGAAGCGTCCTACGCCCAATATATCCGGGGCGGCGGTACCCACTCGATCGACGATTATCTGCACCTCGGCAAGGCGTCGGTGGGGATTGGAAAATATTGGTACAAGTCACCACACTTCTCGTTTGACCATTTTGCCTATCACCCGTTGCTGGGCCTCTACCGGCAGCTCTTCGGCCGCGAGGCGGTCAGCGTCCATCTCTACGAGGAGTTTGCCGCTGGTCAGCGCGAGTTCCTGCAGCGGTTTGCAAGGACCCATGACCTCCGGGTGGACACCGGCGGGCTGGAGGTTGACCGGGTCAATGCCTCGCTGACCGGCCGTCGCCTGACGTGGCTGCGCCGGCTCAATTTGCTGACCCCGCATTCAGTACCGGACAAGCATTACCTGCTCGACATCAAAAAATGGTACAAGAAGCGTTGGGTCTGGCTCGACCGTATCGCCCCGCGGCGCGACGAACCTCGCCGGCCGCTGTTAAGCGACGCGCATCGCGCCTTCATCGATCGTCGTTATGCTGACGGGAACGCCCAGCTCCAGGCCGAATGGGACTTGCCGCTGGCCAATCATGGCTATCCGATGCCCGGTTAGGCCGCTCGGCGGAGTTCCAATTCCAGCCGGCCCCAGATTTCGACCAGCGCCGCCGTCACCTCATCCATCATCGCGTCGCTATGATTGGGTCCGGGGGTGAAGCGCAGCCGCTCCGTGCCGCGCGGGACGGTGGGGAAATTGATCGGCTGGACGTAGAGCCCATATTCGGCGAGCAGGATGTCGCTGATCCGCTTGGCCTTGACCGGGCAGCCGACCAGCAGCGGGACGATGTGGGTCACGCTTTCCATCACCGGCAGGCCGGCTTCGGCGAAACGGGCCTTGAGCGCCGCCGCTCCGGCCTGTTGGGCCAGCCGCTCGTCGCTCGACTGTTTGAGGTGACGGACCGAGGCGAGCGCGCCCGCGACCAGCACCGGCGACAGCGAGGTGGTGAAGATGAAGCCCGGTGCATAACTGCGGATACAGTCGATGATGTTCTTGTCGGCAGCGACATAGCCACCCATCACGCCAAATGCCTTGCCGAGCGTGCCTTCGATAATAGTCACCCGGTCGGCGACGGCGTCGCGTTCCGAAATGCCGCCCCCATGCTCCCCGTACATGCCTACCGCATGGACTTCGTCGAGGTAGGTCAACGCGCCATACTTATCGGCGAGGTCGCAAATCGCGCCGATCGGGGCGATATCGCCGTCCATCGAATAGACGCTTTCAAAGGCGATCAGCTTGGGCGTTTCGAGCGGAGCTTCCATCAGCATCTGCTCGAGATGCTCGAGGTCGTTATGGCGGAAAACCCGCTTTTCGCAGCCTGAGCTGCGGATGCCTGCAATCATCGAGGCATGGTTGAGCTCGTCGGAGAAAATGATGCAGCCGGGCAGAAGCTTGCCGAGCGTCGACAGCGCCGCCTCGTTGGACACATAGCCGCTGGTGAACAGCAACGCAGCCTGCTTGGCGTGCAAGTCGGCCAGCTCGGCTTCGAGCTGGATATGGTAATGGGTATTGCCGCCGATGTTGCGGGTTCCGCCCGACCCGGCACCGACACTGTGCAGCGCCTCTTCCATCGCCGCGACCACGGCTGGGTGCTGGCCCATGCCGAGATAATCGTTCGAGCACCATACGGTGATCGGCTTCGGGCCGTTGTGGCCGTGGAAACAATGCGCGTTGGGAAAGCTTCCCTTGGTGCGCAGGATATCGATGAAGACGCGATAACGCCCCTCGTCATGGAGGCGATCGATCGCCGCCTTGAAGATGCCTTCGTAGTCCACGCTATTCCCTTCGCTCACGCGGCCCATATCGTCGCGGGTCCCGAATTTCCATTGCGAACGACTCGCAACTGGCGGGCCCACGGAGGGCGGCGCGCTTACACGGCAACGCCGACGGTCCCGCCAAGCACGGGCGTCGGCGTCACAATTTTTGCTCCCTGGCCGCCTATAACCCGTGAAGCTCCGCCAGCCCAAATTTCTTGAGTGAAGCCGCCGGCGGGGCCTTCGCCAAATCCGTAAAGACCGCAATTGCCGGGACCTCCTCGCGCGGCCAAGCCTGCCCCTCGGTCAGGACGGCGATGCGCCGTGCGATCCCTGGTCCGCCATCGACCTGCGCAATTCCAGGAAATGCCTCGGCCATTTCCGCCGCGAGCAACGGAAAATGGGTGCAAGCCAGCACCATTACGTCGATATCAGCCCCCCGCGGCTGGTCGATCATTGGCTGGACCGCAGCGCGGACTGCCTCGATCGCGACCGGGCGCCCGGCGAGCTTGGCTTCGGCCAGCTCAACCAGTTCCGGGCTGCCATGACGGATCACGGTGCAGTCGGCGGCAAAGCGCGCGGCAAGGTCGTCGACATAGGGCTGGCGGACTGTTGCCTGTGTGCCGAGTACGCCGATGACGCGGCTGCGTGACTGTTCGGCCGCGGGCTTGATCGCCGGTACGGTGCCGACCACCGGGATATTGAGCGCGGCCCGGACATGGTCGAGGGCGATGGTCGAGGCGGTATTGCAGGCGATCACCGCCAGCCGGGGACGATAGCGTTCGACCAGTCGACCGAGCAGTGCCGGCACCCTTGCGGCGATCTCCTCTTCCGTACGGCGGCCGTAGGGAAAGGCCGCGCTGTCGGCGGCGTAGACGATCGGCGCGGTCGCCAGCACCGCGCGGGTGGGCGCCAGCACGGACAGGCCGCCGACACCCGAGTCAAAAAACAGCAAGGGAGATTGCGGGTCGACCAAGACGTTCACCTTACGGGTTGTGCCAGTCGAAGCCCCGTCCTTCATGCTCCCCGCTTAGAAAATGACCGAAGGTTCGACAAGCTTGGCCGGCGCTTGAACCTGACCGGCCCTATGCTAGGCACATCGCCCATGTCGACGACCGCCATCTTCGCATTGCTTGCCGGCTACCTGCTTGGCTCCGTCCCCTTTGGCTTGCTCCTGGCGCGGGCCGGAGGGAAGGGTGATATCAGGGACATCGGCTCGGGCAATATCGGCGCGACCAACGTGCTTCGGACCGGTTCCAAGCTGCTGGCAGCGGCGACTTTGCTGCTCGATGCGGCAAAGGGCGCGGCTGCGGTTCTTGTCGCGCAGCGGTTGTGGCCCGACGCAGTCCACTTTGCTGCTGCAGGCGCGTTGATCGGCCATCTCTATCCCGCCTGGCTCCGCTTTCGTGGCGGAAAAGGGGTTGCTACCCTGCTCGGGATCCTCCTCCCGTTCCTGCCGATCGCAGCCGCCATCTATGCCGCGGTGTGGATCGGCCTGTTGTTATTGGTCCGGATCAGTTCAGTCGCCGG comes from the Sphingomonas xanthus genome and includes:
- the rpiB gene encoding ribose 5-phosphate isomerase B, encoding MPIALAADHAGYVLKDELAAWLRDSGHEVLDLGTNSADSVDYPQFGARLAHAVASGEAQSGIVVCGSGIGISIAVNRNPACRCARVDDPLSAALAREHNDANVLALGARLVGPDMAKACVAAFLGTEFAGGRHQRRVDQLSNLLQESD
- the plsY gene encoding glycerol-3-phosphate 1-O-acyltransferase PlsY; protein product: MSTTAIFALLAGYLLGSVPFGLLLARAGGKGDIRDIGSGNIGATNVLRTGSKLLAAATLLLDAAKGAAAVLVAQRLWPDAVHFAAAGALIGHLYPAWLRFRGGKGVATLLGILLPFLPIAAAIYAAVWIGLLLLVRISSVAGMAAAASAPVTAVFLGEKSLFPLLLGFALLVVWKHKDNIARLSRGQEPRVGRKSK
- the hemA gene encoding 5-aminolevulinate synthase, with translation MDYEGIFKAAIDRLHDEGRYRVFIDILRTKGSFPNAHCFHGHNGPKPITVWCSNDYLGMGQHPAVVAAMEEALHSVGAGSGGTRNIGGNTHYHIQLEAELADLHAKQAALLFTSGYVSNEAALSTLGKLLPGCIIFSDELNHASMIAGIRSSGCEKRVFRHNDLEHLEQMLMEAPLETPKLIAFESVYSMDGDIAPIGAICDLADKYGALTYLDEVHAVGMYGEHGGGISERDAVADRVTIIEGTLGKAFGVMGGYVAADKNIIDCIRSYAPGFIFTTSLSPVLVAGALASVRHLKQSSDERLAQQAGAAALKARFAEAGLPVMESVTHIVPLLVGCPVKAKRISDILLAEYGLYVQPINFPTVPRGTERLRFTPGPNHSDAMMDEVTAALVEIWGRLELELRRAA
- the glyA gene encoding serine hydroxymethyltransferase, with the translated sequence MATAPDLTDVQPLGFFTERLAEADAKVAEAIKAELERQQSQIELIASENIVSKAVLEAQGSVLTNKYAEGYPGRRYYQGCAPSDAIETLAIERAKQLFGCGFANVQPHSGAQANGAVMMALLKPGDTILGMSLAAGGHLTHGAPPAQSGKWFDAVQYGVRQDDHLVDFDEVERLAKEHRPKLIIAGGSAYPRHLDFGRFRAIADEVGAILMVDMAHFAGLVAAGEHPTPFGHAHVVTTTTHKTLRGPRGGMVLTDDEAIAKKINSAVFPGLQGGPLMHVIAAKAVAFGEALEPGFKTYAKAVIANAQTLAMRLKERGADLVAGGTDTHLALVDLRPLGLTGKDADTSLEHAGITCNKNGVPFDPLPPMQTSGIRVGSPAGTTRGFGEAEFRDIADMVADVLEGLQANGADGNGRVEAAVNDRVRALCARFPIYQR
- the murI gene encoding glutamate racemase yields the protein MKDGASTGTTRKVNVLVDPQSPLLFFDSGVGGLSVLAPTRAVLATAPIVYAADSAAFPYGRRTEEEIAARVPALLGRLVERYRPRLAVIACNTASTIALDHVRAALNIPVVGTVPAIKPAAEQSRSRVIGVLGTQATVRQPYVDDLAARFAADCTVIRHGSPELVELAEAKLAGRPVAIEAVRAAVQPMIDQPRGADIDVMVLACTHFPLLAAEMAEAFPGIAQVDGGPGIARRIAVLTEGQAWPREEVPAIAVFTDLAKAPPAASLKKFGLAELHGL